The following are encoded in a window of Brevibacillus ruminantium genomic DNA:
- a CDS encoding GNAT family N-acetyltransferase codes for MYRKELFVFHQDKTAKAVIRNYTREDFAELIRIQQESFPPPFPSELWWNEEQLTNHVTLFPEGAICIEVEGVLAGSMTSLLVQFDPDHPDHKWEEVTDSGYIRNHDPAGNTLYVVDICIRPSYRKWRLGASMMQAMYELVVHNGWERLLGGGRMPGYGQYAKEMSAEAYLEKVVTGELKDPVISFLMRCGRTPVKVVPGYLEDEESCNYAALMEWKNPFRSHSGRETETN; via the coding sequence GTGTATCGGAAAGAATTATTTGTCTTTCATCAAGACAAGACTGCAAAAGCAGTAATTCGCAACTACACGCGAGAGGATTTTGCGGAACTGATTCGCATCCAGCAGGAGAGCTTTCCACCACCCTTTCCCTCGGAGCTGTGGTGGAACGAGGAACAACTGACCAATCACGTGACCCTGTTCCCTGAGGGAGCGATTTGCATAGAGGTAGAAGGTGTTCTCGCAGGATCGATGACAAGTCTTCTGGTTCAGTTTGACCCTGATCACCCCGATCACAAATGGGAGGAAGTAACGGACTCGGGCTACATCCGCAACCATGATCCAGCAGGCAACACCCTGTATGTCGTGGATATTTGCATCCGGCCTTCATATCGCAAATGGCGACTGGGCGCCAGCATGATGCAAGCGATGTATGAGCTGGTGGTTCACAACGGGTGGGAGCGTCTGCTCGGAGGCGGAAGAATGCCAGGCTACGGACAGTATGCAAAGGAAATGTCGGCGGAAGCATACCTGGAAAAGGTAGTGACCGGTGAACTGAAGGACCCGGTGATCAGCTTCCTGATGCGCTGTGGTCGCACACCGGTGAAAGTGGTGCCGGGCTATCTGGAGGACGAGGAGTCCTGCAATTATGCCGCACTGATGGAGTGGAAAAATCCGTTTCGCTCCCATTCGGGCAGAGAAACAGAAACAAACTAA
- a CDS encoding carbon-nitrogen hydrolase family protein: protein MKMRVSAVQYHLHTIHSFDEFARQVEHYVKLAEEYETEFLLFPELFTTQLMSIGDEQGNPLTINDLPSFTESYLNLFTTLAQRHQMHIIGGTHIIEDQGRLYNTAFLFYPDGRVAQQRKIHITPWEIKGWNMGAGDDLQIFETEKGKIALIICYDIEFPELVRMAKARGADVIFCPSCTDDRHAFHRVRYTSHARTIENQVYVVLTGTVGSLPTVDFMRANTGQAAVLTPNDIPFPPRGVLVEGEMNNDMLVTADLDLQLLYEVREKGSVTTWRDRRIDLYPDWK from the coding sequence ATGAAAATGCGCGTATCCGCTGTGCAGTATCATCTGCACACGATCCATAGTTTTGATGAATTCGCCCGTCAGGTAGAGCATTACGTCAAACTGGCGGAAGAATACGAGACAGAGTTTTTGCTCTTTCCGGAGCTGTTCACGACGCAGCTCATGTCCATTGGGGATGAACAGGGCAATCCGCTGACGATCAACGATCTTCCTTCCTTTACGGAGTCCTACCTCAATCTCTTTACGACATTGGCTCAGCGTCATCAGATGCACATCATCGGCGGGACACATATTATCGAAGATCAGGGCCGCTTGTATAATACCGCATTTTTATTCTATCCGGACGGACGTGTTGCCCAGCAGCGGAAGATCCATATTACCCCGTGGGAAATCAAAGGCTGGAATATGGGTGCTGGGGACGACCTGCAAATCTTTGAAACCGAGAAAGGAAAAATAGCGTTGATCATTTGCTATGACATCGAGTTTCCCGAGCTGGTGCGGATGGCAAAGGCACGCGGGGCAGATGTCATCTTCTGTCCGTCCTGCACAGATGATCGTCACGCCTTTCACCGGGTGCGTTATACCAGCCACGCGCGCACCATCGAGAACCAGGTGTATGTCGTGCTGACGGGAACGGTCGGATCGCTGCCGACGGTCGATTTTATGCGTGCCAACACCGGTCAGGCTGCGGTTTTGACGCCCAACGATATTCCTTTCCCGCCACGCGGTGTCCTGGTCGAAGGCGAAATGAACAACGATATGCTGGTCACAGCCGACCTGGACCTGCAACTGCTCTATGAAGTCAGGGAAAAAGGTTCGGTCACGACCTGGCGCGACCGCAGAATCGATTTGTATCCCGATTGGAAATAA
- a CDS encoding M20 family metallo-hydrolase, which yields MDVQTRPLHINQERLKERIEALAQIGKIGETGVCRLALSPEDRAGVELVKGWMEEAGLSARIDQFGNLIGRLEAENSSAPVLMLGSHIDSQPYGGRFDGVIGVLGALEAVQTLQEKGGRPKQPIEVIAFCDEEGSRFQKGLFGSRGILNQLEEGELERTDKNGITRRQALLDFGCDPERLHESVYSEGAIGAFLELHIEQGPVLDQREEPIGIVSGISGPLWWTVEFIGFAGHAGSVPMPMRKDALVGAAKVITALNELAKADPQAPTVGTVGHLQVFPDSRNIIPERVRFSIDLRDIDLERRNERERALRTVIEQAAQENGLSYTITEDTNSEPRYCADWIKAIMREESGALGLNPPELMSGPFHDALALSYVCDYGMIFVRCKDGISHNPQEFSTYEDIALGTELLYRTLLRMGTK from the coding sequence ATGGATGTCCAGACAAGACCGCTCCACATCAATCAGGAGCGATTAAAAGAAAGAATCGAGGCCCTCGCGCAAATTGGAAAGATCGGAGAAACCGGCGTCTGCCGTTTGGCCTTGAGTCCCGAGGATCGCGCAGGTGTGGAATTGGTAAAAGGCTGGATGGAGGAAGCCGGTCTGTCGGCTCGTATCGACCAATTCGGCAATTTGATCGGACGGCTGGAAGCAGAGAATTCTAGCGCACCCGTGCTCATGCTGGGTTCGCATATTGATTCCCAGCCATATGGAGGACGCTTTGATGGGGTGATCGGTGTTCTCGGAGCGCTCGAGGCTGTTCAAACCTTGCAGGAAAAAGGGGGGCGTCCCAAGCAGCCGATCGAGGTGATCGCCTTTTGTGATGAGGAAGGAAGCCGCTTTCAGAAAGGCTTGTTCGGTTCTCGTGGCATTTTGAATCAACTGGAGGAAGGGGAGCTTGAGCGGACGGACAAAAACGGCATCACCCGCAGACAGGCATTGCTGGACTTCGGCTGTGATCCAGAGCGTTTGCACGAGTCCGTCTACTCGGAGGGAGCAATCGGAGCGTTTCTGGAGCTTCATATCGAGCAGGGGCCTGTTCTGGACCAAAGGGAGGAACCGATTGGAATCGTCAGCGGTATCTCGGGGCCGCTCTGGTGGACAGTCGAATTCATCGGATTTGCCGGCCACGCTGGTTCTGTACCTATGCCGATGAGAAAAGATGCGCTCGTCGGTGCAGCCAAGGTGATTACCGCCCTCAATGAACTGGCGAAAGCCGATCCGCAGGCCCCTACGGTAGGGACGGTTGGCCATCTGCAGGTATTTCCAGATTCACGCAACATCATTCCGGAGAGGGTTCGCTTTTCGATTGATTTGCGTGATATCGACCTGGAGCGCCGCAATGAAAGAGAGCGGGCGCTTCGCACAGTGATCGAGCAGGCTGCCCAGGAAAACGGGCTTTCATATACGATTACCGAAGATACCAATAGCGAGCCGCGATATTGCGCCGATTGGATCAAAGCGATCATGAGGGAAGAGAGCGGCGCGCTGGGATTAAATCCTCCCGAGTTGATGAGCGGCCCCTTCCATGATGCGCTAGCACTTTCCTATGTGTGCGATTACGGGATGATTTTTGTTCGCTGCAAGGATGGAATCAGCCACAACCCACAGGAGTTTTCCACATATGAAGATATTGCACTGGGCACGGAACTTCTCTATCGTACGCTTTTGCGAATGGGCACCAAATGA